From bacterium (Candidatus Blackallbacteria) CG13_big_fil_rev_8_21_14_2_50_49_14, a single genomic window includes:
- a CDS encoding ferredoxin produces MRFCEYARKKLSSFRKRKPQIRQARKIVFQIHLHWDDQHSSYPFEAGKSLFSLFETAGIEILSDCGGTGTCGLCLVQILAGELPAPNPIERKHLTKTQLAQNIRLACQLSPKQEVSLRILSRRAPVAWRNLKPREVPDFQPNAKALEHWARGTQKPQRLGVAIDLGTTHLCLSLWDLSKGQRLAGRVGLNPQFTFGSDIMTRLAAASTEQTAKAISRITRAAIAEGLKQLVKKANCKLYQIEQLLIVGNTAMLVLLSGRKANQLLDPNYWAQFLDCQPLNTHAWAKNWGLAEGCIIELLPPLAGFVGSDLLAGLLATQLDGQTGGALLVDFGTNSEIALWDGKSLWVTSAAGGPAFEGSGISCGMPAGAGAAWRAEIKAGEKEFSLEVIGKGELKGISGSALVDIIAGLVKTGRLRANGLFHADLAQTGLKLAEKPREIILQKRDIDLFQRAKAAVGAGIVTLLQKSGLQKSALEQIYISGAFGSFLQVESAQQIGLIPELDPGKVKLCGNTALGGCEQQLFAANRQEKAKALKQKIRYFNLAQHPEFESLFFENLFLRPMKWPEGERNEF; encoded by the coding sequence GTGCGATTTTGTGAGTACGCTAGAAAAAAACTTAGCTCTTTTCGAAAAAGAAAACCCCAAATAAGGCAAGCGAGGAAAATTGTGTTTCAGATCCATTTGCATTGGGATGATCAGCATAGTTCCTATCCTTTTGAAGCGGGCAAATCACTCTTTTCACTGTTCGAGACTGCAGGAATAGAGATTCTCTCTGACTGCGGTGGAACAGGAACCTGTGGATTGTGTCTGGTACAAATTCTTGCGGGTGAATTGCCCGCTCCCAACCCAATTGAGCGAAAACATTTAACAAAAACACAATTGGCACAAAACATTCGCCTGGCCTGCCAGCTCAGCCCCAAACAAGAGGTAAGCTTGCGTATTTTGTCTCGTCGTGCTCCTGTTGCTTGGCGAAATCTAAAACCACGAGAAGTACCAGACTTTCAACCCAATGCAAAAGCGCTGGAGCACTGGGCCAGGGGCACTCAAAAGCCTCAGCGTTTAGGGGTCGCGATTGACCTGGGAACAACCCATCTCTGCCTTTCTCTCTGGGACTTGAGCAAAGGTCAGCGATTGGCTGGAAGGGTGGGGTTAAACCCTCAATTTACCTTTGGTTCCGATATCATGACACGTTTGGCGGCGGCGTCAACAGAGCAAACGGCAAAAGCCATCAGCCGGATAACCCGCGCAGCCATTGCAGAAGGCTTAAAACAATTGGTAAAAAAAGCAAATTGTAAACTTTACCAAATAGAACAGCTTCTGATCGTTGGCAATACCGCCATGCTGGTTCTTTTATCGGGCAGAAAAGCAAACCAGCTTCTAGATCCAAACTATTGGGCACAATTCTTAGACTGTCAGCCTCTAAATACCCATGCTTGGGCGAAGAATTGGGGGCTTGCTGAGGGGTGTATAATTGAATTGCTCCCTCCATTGGCTGGTTTTGTTGGGTCAGACTTATTAGCGGGCCTGCTCGCTACCCAACTCGACGGGCAAACAGGGGGGGCCTTGCTGGTAGATTTTGGCACCAATTCCGAAATTGCACTCTGGGACGGAAAATCTCTATGGGTAACCTCCGCAGCAGGCGGCCCCGCCTTTGAAGGAAGTGGCATCAGTTGTGGCATGCCCGCAGGAGCAGGAGCCGCTTGGCGGGCAGAAATTAAAGCGGGAGAAAAGGAGTTTAGCCTGGAAGTGATTGGCAAGGGAGAGCTCAAGGGCATCAGTGGCTCTGCATTGGTAGATATTATCGCCGGTTTGGTCAAAACAGGCAGGCTTCGAGCCAATGGGTTATTTCATGCGGATTTAGCGCAAACAGGCCTGAAACTGGCTGAAAAACCCCGAGAAATTATATTACAAAAAAGAGATATCGACCTGTTTCAGCGAGCAAAAGCCGCAGTGGGGGCTGGTATTGTCACCTTGTTGCAAAAATCAGGGCTTCAAAAGTCAGCGCTAGAGCAAATCTATATCAGTGGTGCCTTTGGAAGCTTTCTACAGGTGGAATCAGCTCAACAGATTGGGCTGATTCCTGAGCTGGATCCCGGAAAGGTAAAGCTCTGTGGCAATACAGCCTTGGGGGGGTGTGAGCAACAGTTGTTTGCAGCCAATCGGCAAGAAAAAGCAAAGGCCTTGAAACAAAAAATACGCTATTTTAATTTGGCACAACATCCTGAATTTGAGAGCTTATTTTTTGAAAATCTGTTTTTGCGGCCAATGAAATGGCCTGAAGGAGAGCGCAATGAATTTTGA
- a CDS encoding cobalamin-binding protein, whose protein sequence is MNFDEAVVLYNEAVYDTDREQALKIIQAALDAGIQPEDVVFKIVIPAIEQMIKSFSEDFDANLAQHFMAAQIASEVVEKMTPHFKQVPITKGRVVIGSAAGDLHTLGKRIVIGCLKAMMIDVLDLGVNVSAERFVDAALEYRAQIIGISAMMAHTARGEGGCLRVRQILKERGLEKQIRIIVGGAPFRFDPELYQQIGADAWSENGISAGHIIAELLKEINA, encoded by the coding sequence ATGAATTTTGATGAGGCTGTGGTTCTGTACAATGAGGCTGTCTATGATACGGATCGGGAACAGGCTCTGAAAATCATTCAAGCGGCTCTGGATGCTGGCATACAACCTGAAGACGTGGTCTTTAAGATTGTCATTCCTGCAATTGAACAGATGATCAAATCCTTCAGTGAGGATTTTGACGCCAATCTGGCCCAACATTTCATGGCTGCTCAGATCGCCTCTGAGGTGGTCGAAAAAATGACTCCCCATTTCAAACAGGTTCCGATCACCAAGGGACGGGTCGTGATCGGCTCGGCAGCGGGAGATCTTCACACCCTGGGCAAGCGTATTGTGATTGGTTGTTTGAAGGCCATGATGATTGATGTTTTAGATCTGGGAGTGAATGTTTCAGCCGAACGCTTTGTTGATGCGGCCTTGGAGTATCGGGCTCAAATCATCGGTATTTCTGCAATGATGGCGCATACTGCCCGTGGAGAAGGAGGCTGTCTGCGAGTACGCCAAATTCTAAAAGAAAGAGGCTTAGAAAAGCAAATCCGCATTATTGTAGGCGGTGCCCCTTTTCGCTTTGACCCAGAACTGTATCAACAGATCGGTGCCGATGCGTGGTCAGAAAACGGCATCAGTGCCGGCCATATCATTGCTGAACTGCTCAAGGAGATCAATGCATGA